One stretch of Equus przewalskii isolate Varuska chromosome 9, EquPr2, whole genome shotgun sequence DNA includes these proteins:
- the TOMM40 gene encoding mitochondrial import receptor subunit TOM40 homolog, with the protein MGQAGRGDGGGGGSSGFGCAWRTGWERSPGREQALQPATMGNVLAASSPPAGPPPPPAPALVGLPPPPPSPPGFTLPQLGGGLGAGAGAGRGSERTPGAAAASGAGSADDGACGCLPNPGTFEECHRKCKELFPIQMEGVKLTVNKGLSNHFQVNHTVALSTIGESNYHFGVTYVGTKQLSPTEAFPVLVGDMDNSGSLNAQVIHQLGPGLRSKMAIQTQQSKFVNWQVDGEYRGSDFTAAVTLGNPDVLVGSGILVAHYLQSITPCLALGGELVYHRRPGEEGTVMSLAGKYTLNNWLATVTLGQAGMHATYYHKASDQLQVGVEFEASTRMQDTSVSFGYQLDLPKAHLLFKGSVDSNWIVGATLEKKLPPLPLTLALGAFLNHRKNKFQCGFGLTIG; encoded by the exons ATGGGACAGGCGGGGCGGGGCGatggtggcggcggcggcagcagcgggtTCGGTTGCGCGTGGCGCACGGGGTGGGAGCGGAGCCCAGGCCGGGAGCAGGCGCTGCAGCCA GCGACCATGGGGAACGTGTTGGCCGCTAGCTCTCCGCCcgcggggccgccgccgccgcccgcgcccgccctCGTGGgactgccgccgccgccgccctctCCTCCCGGCTTCACGCTGCCGCAGCTCGGGGGCGGCCTGGGCGCTGGGGCCGGCGCGGGTCGAGGCTCGGAGCGGACGCCGGGGGCTGCGGCCGCCAGCGGCGCAGGGAGCGCGGACGATGGGGCCTGCGGCTGCCTGCCGAACCCGGGCACGTTCGAGGAGTGCCACCGGAAGTGCAAGG AGCTGTTTCCCATTCAGATGGAAGGTGTCAAGCTCACGGTCAACAAAGGGTTGAGTAACCACTTCCAG GTGAACCACACAGTCGCCCTCAGCACAATTGGGGAGTCCAACTACCACTTCGGGGTCACGTACGTGGGGACAAAGCAGCTGAGTCCCACTGAG GCGTTCCCCGTGCTGGTGGGGGACATGGACAACAGCGGCAGCCTCAATGCTCAGGTCATTCACCAGCTGGGCCCCGGGCTCAGGTCCAAGATGGCCATCCAG ACGCAGCAGTCGAAGTTCGTGAACTGGCAGGTGGATGGGGAGTACCGGGGCTCCGACTTCACGGCCGCCGTCACCCTGGGGAACCCGGACGTGCTGGTGGGGTCAG GGATCCTCGTGGCGCACTACCTGCAGAGCATCACGCCGTGTCTGGCTCTGGGTGGAGAGCTGGTCTACCACCGGCGGCCCGGGGAGGAGGGCACCGTCATGTCTCTAGCTGGGAAATACACAT TGAATAACTGGTTGGCGACCGTCACGCTGGGCCAGGCGGGCATGCACGCCACATACTACCACAAAGCCAGTGACCAG CTGCAGGTAGGCGTGGAGTTTGAGGCCAGCACGAGGATGCAGGACACGAGTGTCTCCTTCGGGTACCAGCTGGACCTGCCCAAGGCCCACCTGCTCTTCAAAG GCTCCGTGGACAGCAACTGGATCGTGGGCGCCACCCTGGAGAAGAAGCTGCCCCCGCTGCCCCTGACGCTGGCCCTCGGGGCCTTCCTGAACCACCGGAAAAACAAGTTCCAGTGCGGCTTCGGCCTCACCATCGGCTGA